Part of the Scomber japonicus isolate fScoJap1 chromosome 2, fScoJap1.pri, whole genome shotgun sequence genome, TCCATCTGTGAGGACATCCTGCTTAAACCTTTTTTCACTGAGTGACCCACATTACACTTGGGTTTGAACCTCATCCTAAACTGGGCCGTCTGAGCCAATTACCTGATGGTGCTGTATGGTGTCTTAAGAGCCACCTGAAAAGTTGTCATTATACATTACCAGGATCATTAAGTTTGCTAATAGATCATTCGGTTACCTTGGTCTGtcttgaaataaataatagtatTTTGAAATGGAATAAGCCaacttaaaatgtcatttttatgtttttgcttCCACTCATTTATGCATGTGTCTTTCATATCACACCTGACCTCACAGTTCATTTGTTTCCtgcttacatacatacacacagtttcCATTTGTGATCACTTTAAACCcacagagaggaaacaggaacTCTGAgaaatctgctgctgctgctctgtaggTTTGATTTATGTCAAGTCTTTAGTGGAACACTGCTTACACAACTTTTAATGAAAGAGGACTGTCTTTAAATGAGGGCTGGGTGACATGACCAAAATCTCTTATCCTGATATAGGCCATTCCATATCCTGACAACAATATCTATCCTGATAGCACAGTTTTTACCCTTCACCTGTTCATtcatatatcatttaaatgcatATGCAATAAATCTATGTGCAACACCTTctttaaattcagtttattaattaattgtaataaaatactgtaaaagattttttttcaggCAGCACTATTAGTGTCTCTTGTTCTCTTGTTGTCTGACGCTGTTTGAGAGCCCAGTGTCAAAGATCTTCATAACAGCTTCATGCATTTTGATAGCAGAATCATTGCAGATTTATTGTATTTGGTTATGTATAGTTTGGGATACTTTACACAtcacaagctttttttttgcataatcAGTTGATAATGGTCATTTATGCTGATGGTTTCATTATAATACTCACAGTCTTCCCAACTGTTGACAACTGTTCTCATGCAGGTAGCTGGACTAGCTGccacttttgtttttattctgaaaaagGTGCAACTTaagaaatccttttttttcatcattcagAAGACTGAACATAGTTTCATCTACATGGTTCAAAAATATTATGGTTACCTATGTGAACAGAGTGTATGCTAACAAATGAGTCACAAACTAGGGCTAGATTACTTAGTACATTCACACTATATTAAAACAAGTGTATGTTCTGTTGGGGTGTAAGAGGTGAAACTGTAACTATCACTAGAATGATGCACCTGCTAAACAGGTGTGAGAAATGAATCATTAACCATTGGTGATAACTGTTGTCATGCAGGGGCAGGTGGTAGAAGAGTGATATGTTGGCTGTTCCTGATTCAGTTGTTTACATTATGATGGCAGTGACATGAGTTGGCAGTTAGAATAGGAACTGTTGATGTTATTTATGACCATATTGTATGATGCAGCCATCATAACCCTCAcgaaaattacaacaaaaagacaacaggagctggattatattaaattattaatgagatgaaacaaactttttttttaaaaatatgttaattcaTGTCTGATAGCATACATTACTctctcattttaaatgaaataatctaTTGTAGGTATCTTCATTTCCATCACTCGtcagtctctttctcctccatttTACTCATCTTACGCTGCAGTGAACTGTTCTGTGACAGTGTTTTGATTAAAGTGCCTTATCCCCTATTTACTGTCTAGAACACTTCATTTTCTGTCTGCcatttgtgtatattttcatCTGAAAATGAAAGTGTATGCAGTGGCAGATTTTGATACGGGCGACTTTTTAGCGCTCAATTGCACATCAcatctttttataatgtcacattGTTGCATTTTTTCTGGATGTGGGTGatattgataataatataaaaccagtCTGCACACCACCCAGGTGAACTGGTTAGACTGGACTCTGGGTTAACACTGCTGGAGGATAGGTCATAATGACTGAGTTGTTCTGGTGAAGTGTGTTGTCctatttgtgtgatataggatttgtgcaatttacttttgtTTCATTAGCTATgtgttataatatataacatattgttataatacaatatataatataattatcaaTATATGATGCAACTGAACAAAGGAGTGAGTTTAGTGTGGAACTCATTAAAAGTATAGTCATAGCTCATAGTAGTTTCAGAGGCCTAGTTTAATACTGCAAGTGTGAAACACTGCAAGTCTCAACAAGCTGTGATGTCAGAGATGCCACTGTGGTACTGAGGCGTTACTTCATACTTGTGGCTTCAACAATTATACAGTAATAGCAGCAAGTGTGGAGGGTAAAACAGGATGTTACTGAATATTACTGCACAACTGGAATATGAGAAGTCAGTGATACTTACTGATGATAGCTGCTTATTCTCAGTTATTACAATGTGTAAACTATAAACTGTTGAACTGGAGTTGCTGGTCTATAGCAGTAGCTCTCTGTGGATGCATGTTATAGATCTAAGCTTTACTATGTCTGGCATTTCATCAGGTTTTGTCTGTTTAgacatttaactttatttatcaATGTCAATGTCAGCAGTAATTATGTTAGAAGTAGATTAGGGTTTTAAAGTCACTCATATCATCcaatttttaatgtttattcatttcttcttcagAGCGTGTACCAAGTCCAGCAGTGAACACAGTGAATGTGAGCACTGAGAGCTGCATCTTGCTGTGTTCTGTGGACAAAGCTGAAACCACACTGTTGTGGTACAAAGACGAGGAGATACTGAACCAGAgcagctctgctctctctctgcctctcactgTACACAAGCAGGATTTCAGATCCTCTTATAGATGTGTGGCTGCCAACCCTGCTGAAAATAAGACTCTTCATGTCAACATCAAAACATCCTGCTGGAACATCACAGATGACACAGACAAAACAGACGAAACAGAAAGAAATTGTAAGAGAGTTTAACACAAATACTCAAATTTTTATAAAACGACCCCAAATTCTTGAATTATGTgttattaatgtttgttttaatgtttgtttttattttacagatctTGTACCATTAATTATCTGCACTGTGTCTGCTGTTGCACTTGTGTCTCTTGTCGTCATTGCTAAGAAGAAGTATCATAAGAAATCTGAGACGATTACCAGCCAAGCACAAGGCAggtatttctttctgtttctttttcactcattactttattattttctgtatgtgtctgtatttcAGCTTTTTATATCATATTACACTCCAGCTTTGAGCTTTATTGGCCTGGTTCATAGTAGCCAAATATGTCTTCAAAGTGTGCAGTTCAGTAGTATTAAGTATGTTGGGCTGGGtttattaaaaggaaaaaaagaattatctttatttctctccctctggTTCTCATGTGACTAATCTAGTTTGAAAGGATCCTGTCTGACAGGACAGATATGTTTACAACAGTTCTATTCAGAGCAGTAATAGTTTAGTCTGCTGTTTCATGTGATCATGGGAATATAAGGGGATTATGCCTCAACCAACAGACATGTCTGTGTCACTATAATATAAAGGATGTATTTAATGTCTCATTATGGGAACGACATCTGTTTGTGTCATAAAAGCCAGTCTATTCATCCTCAGAGCCTGATCAATGAACAGATGGTACTTTCCACATTTACTGCGGTGAATGGAAATAGAGCTGGGAGTTTGGatgatttcatttgtttgacAAAAGCTTATTTTCCATGTACAAAGCTGCACAACACAACATGCTCTACCATGAAGTGATTGACCAGCTGACAGGCTACTGGTGTTACACTGTATAGAACTGAGACATAATTTGCTAGTAGGAGTAAATAATTCAATGAACCCTAACTTCTTTCACTTTACTCCAAAATAGGACTTTAAACTGTTTGGTAAATGTAGTCCCTGGTTATTATCCATAGACTCATGCAACTTGTAATGATAGGTCAccattattttaaacaaattagTTTTAGGTATGAAATTCACTGTGTTTAAGTTAAGGAAGTTATGTCATCATGGTTTAAAGAAGTATTTGGTTAAACTTTGTGAAGACTGAGGTCATGATAGGAAACAGGATGCTAACAGCGGTCAGGTGTCATGATCTGACTCTTTATTTTCCAGAACATGAAGTCATTTCATGTTCTGCTTCTTTCCTGACACTAGTCATATATTACACTGCTGCTAAAGGTGTTATAAATAGTCTTATAAATCTAATCAGAGGTTATATATTGGCACCAATGTTTTCATTAAGTAAACAGAGAGCGTAGCTACAGGGAAGCAGACAGAAAGGCCACAGTTAGACAGATTCCCTTCAAACAAAGTCAGGCTAATATTTATCACACAAGAAGATCCATCAGATTTagtgaatatattttaatgctttaatgTCAGCCATAAACTTTGAATCAGTAAGTAATAATTGTTGTTTCATTAATGTCTCATTTTTTTCATagaaatatcattttaatattctgtCCACCCCAAACTCATTCCCATTAACTCACATCAACCCTGTGAGATTTTTAATCCATTGCTTGTGGTCACTTCATGCAGAGGTGTTACTGTGCATGCTGTCAGTGCTGCCAGAAGGGCATTACAGCAGTGAAGGTGAGGGATGACCACTTCCTGCACCAAGATTTGAGCAATGTGCTCTTTACTTAGATAAGGCCTGATCTATCTGATGTTATATAGTGTGAAGCAGCATGATGAAGTGACAGATAGTCGATTGTCAACCATCTCTCAGCAGAcatgagagagaggagcatCCAATGAACAGAAGgactgtctctgtctccatgGGTTCAGTCTTAAAAAGACTGAGTTGCATGTGGTTTGTTatcatccatttatccatcatgGTAGGACACAGAGCTGCTTCTTGTAAATAATTTATCATGGTGGAATTCCCCAAAATCCAATGTTTATCTGTAAAGCTCTTAGTAATCATGAGGGGAATGGGAGTTGTGTCTTTGACCTCAGCGCCCTGAGTGTGCTTGAgtgtacaacacacacacgcacgcacgcacacacagacttgTATCAAGCCATATAAGGTCTGTGTAGCTTCACATTACAGGATGGTATAACTAGGCAACCACAGTCTTTGTATAACAACTAGTGTCACTTCCCTGATGTTCAAAGGAGCATATAATACAGATAGTTACCATAGAGAGATCAGCTATGCATGAACTTTAGCCACGCTGGAAAATGTCATCATTTACCCAACAGCTGTGGCGAGATCACTTATACCATTCTCCCTTGCTCGTCTGTCAGTTAAAGTCACTTGAAAAGTCAATGTGCATGCTCTATAGTAAAAATAACCTGCAAACAACTTTTAGGAATTGTAGATTTATATGACAAATTCCTGTTCTTCTTGATTCAAACACGGCTGCtttcaataaatcataatgtgTTATTACATCATCTGAGAAAGTAATTGatgattttcttcatatttatattaatcatatttaaCATATCACCAGTTTCTTCTATCTATTGCAAACAATGAGCTGATCTTTGgagatcttttcttttcttccatatAACTCAAAGTTGGTTTCACAAACGCTGGggttatttttaattttcagttgAACTTACAAACTATCTTAGAAATATTTTTACAGTGGCTCTGTTATTCATAACAACGTAGATCCCCTGGGGTcacatggtaaaaaaaattcaaacctACATGGGTTTTTCCATACACATGggttttttgtctttcatgtgACCTCAGGGTGTCTCTGTACaatcctgttattttctgttataATTAAGAGACATTGCTAAACTATGGCCCTTCTTACTTTTCCAACAGCTTAAACAAATCATCTATTGCTTTGTGCCCTTAGATGTAGACTGTTGAGGTGCATTGTATTTTACAATTTGTTCAAAATTCTGCAGTCAAACTACTAACAAAGGATTAGTAatggggcttttccattatacagttctagcacttcccccattagggatagtacctggtacctggtgctTTCTTTGGTACCTGCTCTGGCGAGGTTCCTAGCGAGCTGAGCCGTTACTAAAATGCGACGTAAATAGAGTGCCAGCCACTGATTGGTCGAAcgaaacaaagtcacggcagttttgCGTAGCCATGCTATGATGACCCCGCCCACATTGAGAATGTactatgaagtaatggaaaacgATGTGCCTGGTACCAAAACTGAGTAGAGTCAAGTCAAGTCGAGCCGAGCtaagtagtgctagaactgtataatggaaaagccccatAATTACGCAGCAGTGTTACCATATTACCTTGGCACTGACTTCTTTAGGCTGGCTTCCTGTCAAATGGGACTTCCAAAACCAGACTGACAAACTGGTGATGGCTAATGAACCGGACATGGTGTTGATATGCAGGTGTTGATGGTAGTGATGTAGCAATGCTGAGCGGCAGCAACATCAGGGAGAAGGAATACAAGTTTGAAAAATATCAAGGGCTGAAAGAGGAGCTAGAAAACATGTGGGGATTAAAGGTAACAGTGGTGCCAGTGGTAATCAGAACACTGGGAGTTGTGACCCACAAACTGCAAGAGTGACTCCAGCAGATACCAGGTAAAACATCTGAGGTCTCTATCCAGAAGAGTGCAGTCCTAGGAACACCTAAGATACTGCGTAGAACTCTAAAACTCCCAGGCCTCTGGTAGAGGCTTGAGAAAGGCACACCACCCCCCATGGGGTGAGAGTGggattatatacatacatacacacactcactttctTAACCACAAGTAAAAAACTTTGTCTTTGTATCTGCAGAATCCGAACCAGAGAACCCAGAGATACACTATACTGAGGTCCAAATACGTGACAACAGCTGTGGCCAGGTTTGTACTTGCAAGCACAAATACACCTTAGGTAATGTTTAATGATGATCCTGTACCTGAGCAATCATAACCTTAACAATATTTGCGTAACTATCCCACAAAGTAAATACATCATGTCTGCTGAAATTCTTATGGCTTCACAGGTGGCGTCACACATATCATAACTTACATGTCTGTCATACAAGAAACATATTATTCTATTGtgattttcagttatttatgaactgttatgatgtcagatatctatgttaaacatcATAACTTGAGGTTAAGGTATGTAGAAAGCACAGGCTTCAGTCTGCTGTTTTATTCTACCTTGCCAACAATGATATCAACTCATTACACAAGCCCGTAGACTTGGTTGCTATGGATTTTTTATTGCTAAGGATTCATTCATGTGTTGTACTCATTGTCCAATCTCATATGTCAGATCACATTTTGGCTctaacatgtacagatgtattaGATAAGTTGACACGTTGAGTAAATAACAAGATAAAGTAGTGAAATCCCAGTTTTCTTTTGTGGGTTGTTGATGTTTTCTCCTGAGTTTCAACTTCCAAgaactggccaatcagaacaaagtGGACTCCTTGAGAAGGacgccttaaagagacagga contains:
- the LOC128366852 gene encoding uncharacterized protein LOC128366852 codes for the protein MEAQMRIIFFFIVMISAATEEIYLSATEGGNITLPEPLLEDGYIIFKGKNVAVVNNGSIRLRDLTYTNRLHWDKNTGLFTITGLKMSDSGSYTIDPNEGNIFPAPYILTVYERVPSPAVNTVNVSTESCILLCSVDKAETTLLWYKDEEILNQSSSALSLPLTVHKQDFRSSYRCVAANPAENKTLHVNIKTSCWNITDDTDKTDETERNYLVPLIICTVSAVALVSLVVIAKKKYHKKSETITSQAQEVLLCMLSVLPEGHYSSEGVDGSDVAMLSGSNIREKEYKFEKYQGLKEELENMWGLKVTVVPVVIRTLGVVTHKLQE